The following coding sequences lie in one Arachis ipaensis cultivar K30076 chromosome B05, Araip1.1, whole genome shotgun sequence genomic window:
- the LOC107644937 gene encoding trihelix transcription factor GT-2 (The sequence of the model RefSeq protein was modified relative to this genomic sequence to represent the inferred CDS: added 56 bases not found in genome assembly) — protein sequence MQLEDSSILSLINNKPVMAVTAVAAPDEDGVKGGGGEVVVGMEEEEEEVVNATNSSEENNSNNKGREEEEGGGGGRDDGGDKMSFGGNRWPRQETLALLKIRSDMDSVFRDSTLKGPLWEEVSRKLGEIGYKRSAKKCKEKFENVYKYHKRTKEGRTGKSEGKTYKFFDQLQALENHNQFNNTHPPPKSSQPLLPTNPTLVNSSALPSTTVTAAVTTNNISSTTFAPHSFPNNNSMNLFSSPSSSPSSSTASDEGLEERYKKKRKWKDYFRKLTRQVLAKQEEMQNRFLEAIDRRERERVAQEEAWRLQEMSRIANEHDVLVQERSTAAAKDAAVIALLHKLSGHETQSPQTQTQIQKQQTIKAKNSSSREIVERMSCSSSSRWPKGEVHALIRLRTSLDSKYMENGPKAPLWEDISGGMQRLGYNRSAKRCKEKWENINKYFKKVKESNKQRREDSKTCPYFHELEALYKDKISNNTSFGSFQNNMEPLMVQPEQQWRPPPESNKDNNNESNEEEEEEEYDDDGVEEEEEDSVGEEEEGLNRYQIVTNKVSSVDTVE from the exons ATGCAGCTTGAGGACTCATCAATCCTCTCTCTCATCAATAATAAGCCAGTTATGGCGGTTACGGCGGTGG CGGCACCGGATGAAGATGGTGTCAAGGGTGGTGGTGGTGAAGTGGTGGTTggtatggaagaagaagaagaagaagtagtgaATGCAACAAATTCAAGTGAAgagaataatagtaataataagggaagagaagaagaagaaggtggtggtggtggtcgcGACGACGGCGGCGATAAGATGAGCTTTGGTGGAAACCGGTGGCCACGGCAAGAAACTTTGGCTCTCTTAAAGATAAGGTCAGATATGGATTCAGTGTTTCGTGATTCAACTCTCAAAGGTCCACTATGGGAAGAAGTTTCAAG GAAATTAGGAGAAATTGGATACAAGAGAAGTGCAAAGAAATGCAAAGAAAAATTTGAGAATGTGTATAAGTATCACAAGAGAACCAAAGAAGGTAGAACTGGAAAATCTGAAGGAAAAACCTACAAGTTCTTTGATCAATTACAAGCACTTGAGAATCACAATCAATTCAATAATACACACCCTCCTCCAAAATCATCACAACCTCTTTTGCCAACAAACCCTACTTTAGTAAATTCTTCGGCACTGCCGTCAACAACTGTGACTGCAGCAGTCACAACCAACAACATAAGTAGTACTACTTTTGCACCACATTCCTTTCCTAATAACAACAGCATGAACCTTTTTTCATCACCATCGTCGTCACCATCGTCGTCAACAGCTTCAGATGAAGGGTTGGAAGAGAGgtacaagaagaagaggaaaTGGAAGGACTACTTCAGGAAGCTGACTAGGCAAGTCCTTGCAAAGCAAGAGGAGATGCAAAATAGGTTCT TTGCAAGAGATGTCAAGAATCGCCAATGAACACGACGTACTTGTGCAAGAGAGGTCAACAGCTGCAGCCAAAGATGCAGCTGTTATCGCTCTTTTGCACAAGTTATCCGGCCACGAAACACAATCACCACAGACACAGACACAGATACAGAAACAACAAACAATTAAGGCAAAGAATAGTAGTAGTAGAGAAATAGTTGAAAGAATGAGTTGTTCTTCGTCTTCAAGGTGGCCAAAGGGTGAAGTTCATGCATTGATAAGGCTAAGAACAAGTCTTGATTCAAAGTACATGGAGAATGGACCAAAAGCTCCATTATGGGAGGATATATCAGGTGGAATGCAGAGATTAGGGTACAACCGAAGTGCGAAGAGATGCAAAGAGAAATGGGAGAATATAAACAAGTACTTCAAGAAAGTGAAGGAGAGTAACAAGCAAAGGCGTGAAGATAGCAAGACTTGTCCCTATTTTCATGAGCTTGAAGCTCTTTACAAAGACAAGATTAGCAACAACACCTCCTTTGGAAGTTTCCAGAATAATATGGAGCCTTTGATGGTTCAGCCTGAGCAACAATGGAGGCCACCACCTGAATCCAacaaggacaacaataatgaatcaaatgaagaagaagaagaagaagagtacgATGATGatggtgttgaagaagaagaagaagatagtgttggagaagaagaagaaggattgAACCGTTATCAGATTGTGACAAATAAAGTTTCATCAGTGGACACAGTTGAATAA